The genome window CGGTTTCCGCTCCCAGCTCGGCCCCGGTGGTGGGGTCGACGTCGGGGTCGGAGGCCGTGCGCACGGCAAGGTCTTCCAGCGCGGTTTCTTCGTCCGGATCCAGCGCTACCTGGGGCTGGCCGTCACCCCCATCCACCGCGCACTGCTCCTCGCGCTCGGACACGTAGGTGAAATGGCCGTCGCCGTTCCACGAGCCGCGCATGTCGCCTTCGCCCTGCGACATATTGAAATACACGTTGGCGAAGTGCGGGTCGCCCGGCAGCTTGCCGGGCGGAAAGTTGGGCGTGATCGCGTACAGGGCCTTCTCAAAGGACTGCTGGTGCGAGATCTCCCGTGTCATCAGGAATTGGAGCGCGTTCTTCACGCCGGCGTCGTCGGTCAGGTTGATCAGCCGTTCGTAGATGATCTTGGCGCGCGCCTCGGCGGCGATGTTCGACCGCAGGTCCGCCGTCGGTTCGCCTATGGAGTCGATGTAGCCCGCATGCCAGGGGGCGCCGCCCGAATTGACCAGGGCCGGGCCGCCGCCATAGAGCACCTGGGTCAGGTGCGAGTCGTTGCCCGCGCCGGTGATGGACCGGTAGAGCTCGGCGGTTTCCTCGGCTGCTTCGGCCAGCTTGCCCTTGGCCCCCTTGTTGAGCATGGCGACGATGGTGCCGATCACCTCCAGGTGGCTCAGTTCCTCGGTGGCGATGTCCAGCAGCATGTCCTTGCGGCCGGGGTCGTCCTCGGCCAGCCCCTGGGTGAAATAGCGACACGCGGCCGCGAGTTCCCCTTGCGGGCCGCCGAACTGTTCCAGCATCAGGTTGGCCAGCCCCGGGTTGCATTCCGAGACGCGGACGGTGTATTGCAGGCGTTTGTTGTGCGCGAACATGAAGATCTCCTTGAGGAACGAGCGCTTCGTCCCGCAGGAATCGTTCCCATGCCGCCTACCGGGATATCCCGGGTGCGCCGGTCCGCCATACTCCAGCAAAAAATGCTCAATTCCCGGCCTCCCCTGCCGTAAACACGGAAACGCCCGCCACGCGAAGGGAACGTGTGCGCACGAAACGACCGGCACGAGCCGGCAACAACGGTTTGGGGTAAACAATGGCTGTGTCTCTCGGCTTGGGTCAGCGCTCGCTGGCCAAACAGGTACTGGTGCTGGCGCTTTCCGTCAGCGCCGTCGTCTCGCTGGTGACTGCCGTCGTCGTGGCCTGGCAGGGCCTGCAAGCGGGCAAGCACGCGGTCGAACGCGAGATGATGGACGCGCTCGGCTCGATCAACTCGAGCCTCGTGTCCTCGTTCGAATCGTCCCGGGGGCGGGTCGAGCGCCAGTTGCTGGTGTTCCAGCGCATGCTGGGCGAGCTGCCGTCGCCGGACGGCACGATGACCGAAACCGGCGTCGCCGGCGAGGTCGTGACGGTGCGCGCGGGCGAGAACGTGCTCAACGGCAATTCGGCGATCCTGCAGCGCATGCGCAGCTACACCGGCGCCGAGCCCGAACTGGTCGTGCGCCACAACAACCAGTGGATCCGGGCCGCGACGCTGCTGCGCGGGCCCGACGGCTCGCCCATGACCGGCCAGCCCATCCCGGCCGGCGATTTCGTCGCGACCACCATGGATTCGCACCAGGCCGCCACCAACATCGTCTACCGCAACAAGCGCTGGTACGCGCTGCACGTGCGGCCGCTCAAGGACGACGCCGGCAAGATCTTCGGCGGCATCACCCTGCAGGTCGACCTGTCGGACGACGTCGGCAGCGCCCTGGAGTTCATCGAGAAGACCCAGGTGGCGGGCTACGGCACCATGTTCGCGATGACGCCCAGGATGAACGGCACCTCCGAGTTCCTGGTCCATCCGCTCTACAAGGGCAAGACGGTCGAAGAGGCCGCCGAGGCCGACCGCCCCTTCTACTATCACATGGTCGACCAGGACCGCGGCTTCCAGGAAGCCAAGCGCTCCACCGACGACTCCTCCATGCTGGTCGCCTTCCAGACCGTGCCCAACTGGGGCTGGACGCTGGTGGCGACCGGACCCAAGGCCGATTTCATGGCGGCGCAGTACCGACAGATCGGGCTGATGGTGGCGCTGCTGGTCGTGGGCGGCATCCTGACCGGCCTCCTGATCTACTACCAGATGTCCACCGCGCTGCGGCCGGTGCGCGACGTGGTCGACGGGATAGGGCGCCTGGGCGACGGCGACCTGACGCGCGACGTGCCGGCGGGGCCGCGCGGTTCGCGCAACGAGATCCACATCATGGCCGATCGCATCAACGCCACGCGCGCCCGCATCGCCCATCTGGCCCAGCAGATGAATTCCACCGGATCGCAGGTCGCCACGGCCACGACCCAGACGCTGCAGGCCCTGCACCAGATCGGCAAGGGCACCGAGGTGCAGTCCGAAGCGGCCAGCGGCGTTGCGGCCGCGGTCGAGCAACTGACCGTGTCCATTTCCCAGATCGCCGACAACACCCGCGAAGCCAACAGCTTCTCGCGCACGTCCAGCACGGCGGCCGAGGAAGGCGCGGTGGTCGTGACCCAGACGGTGTCCGAGATCGAGAAGATGGCCAGCCAGGTCGCCAGCTCGGCCGAGGTGGTGCAGGAACTGGAAGCGTCGTCGCGCCAGATCTCGGCGGTGGTCAAGACCATTCAGGAGATCGCCGAGCAGACCAACCTGCTGGCGCTGAACGCCGCCATCGAAGCGGCCCGCGCCGGCGAGGAAGGGCGCGGCTTCTCGGTGGTGGCGGACGAGGTCCGGGGCCTGGCCGAGCGCACCAAGACATCGACCTCGCAGATCGCCCAGGTCATCGCCGCGGTGCAGAAGCAGACCGCGCTGGCCGCCGACGCCATGCGTCAGGTCAATGCCGACATGCAACGTTCCGCCGAAGGCGCGCGCCAGGCCGGCGACGTGCTGGTCCGCATCCGCGAAGCCGCCGGCCGCACCGCCGAGGTCATCGCCGACATCTCGAACGCCGCCATGGAGCAGAAATCGGCGTCCGAGCAGATCGCCAGCCGGGTCGAGCAGATCGCCCAGTATTCCGAGGAGTCGGCGGCGGCGGTGCAGCAGTCGGTCGCATCGGCCGAATCGCTGCAGAACCAGGCGCAGGTCCTGGACGAGACCATCCGCACGCTAAGGACTTGAAGCCCCCCTACGCGCTGCGCGCGCAAGGGAAGCCCACCCCCTACGCCCTTCGGGCGCCTAGAATGGTGGGCCCCCGAAGGGCGTAGGGGGTGGGCTACACTCCACGGCACCCTGTCAGTCCGGACGCCCGCACGTAATGACTCTTGCCTCCGTCAGCGCGATCGAGCTGATCGCCACCGTCCTGTTCGCGATCGCGATCATCCACACCTTTTCGGTGCCCGCCTTCGCCGCGCTGGCGCACAAGGGCGGGCGGCACGCCGGGCTTTGGCACATGTTGTCCGAGGTCGAGGCCGTGTTCGGGTTCTGGGCCTTCGTGCTGTTGGTGGCCATGGCCGGCCTGTCGGGCGCCACGTCCGCCGTCGAATACATGGACACGCGCAATTTCACCGAGCCGCTGTTCGTGTTCGCCATCATGGTCATCGCCGCCAGCCGGCCTATCCTGAACCTGGTGACGCAACTGGTGGGCGCCGTCGCCGCGCTGGTGCCGGGCAGCCGGTCGGTCGCGGTCTATTTCCTGACCCTGTCGGTGGTGCCGCTGCTGGGCTCGTTCATCACCGAGCCGGCGGCCATGACGCTGGCCGCGGTCATGCTGCGCGACACCAGCTTCCACCGCATCGAGAACACCCGTTTCAAGTACTTCACCCTGGGCGTGCTGTTCGTCAACGTCTCGATCGGCGGGGTCCTGACCTCGTACGCGGCGCCGCCGGTGCTGATGGTGGCATCCACCTTCGGCTGGGACAGCGCCTACATGCTGGCCCATTTCGGCTGGCGCGCGGCATGCGCGGTGGTCCTGAACGCGCTGATCGTGACGCTCTGCTTCCACCGCCTGGTCCGGGCCCAGGCGCCCGCCGCCTCCGGCGAAGCGGGGCAGGAGCGCCGGGTACCCGTGACCGTGACGGCCGTGCATCTGGCTTTCCTGGCCGCCGTCGTGCTGTTCGCGCATCATCCGGCGGTATTCGCCGGCCTGTTCCTGCTGTTCATCGGCTATACCGAGGCCTACCGGAAATACCAGCGTCCGCTGATGATCAAGGAGGGCCTGATGGTGGGTTTCTTCCTGGCCGGGCTGGTGGTGCTGGGCGGCCTGCAGAAATGGTGGTTGCAGGACCTGCTGGCCGACATGTCGCCGCTGGTGCTGTACTGGGGCGCGACCGCGCTGACCGCCGTCACCGACAACGCGGCGCTGACCTACCTGGGATCGCTGGTGGACGGCACTTCGGAAGCCTGGCGCACCATGCTGGTGGCGGGCGCCGTCACCGGAGGCGGCTTGACGGTCATCGCCAACGCGCCCAATCCGGCCGGTTTCGCGGTCCTGAAGGGTTCCTTCCCGGGCGGGACCATCACGCCGCTCGCGCTGCTGCTGGGCGCCGCGCTGCCCACGGCGGTCGCGGCGGTCTTCTTCCTGCTGCCGGTCTAGGGGCGGGAATGTCCCGCCGGCGCCGTTTTTCCACCTTGTCGCGCTAAATACCCAAAAAATCGCTAAAATTCAAGGCTTTGATCAATTTCCCGAAGTCCGGCCCGCCGGTCCAGATAGCTTTGGCCGCTCTTTGAGTGTTCCCCGCGGACGTGGGGATGAACCGGTATGCCTGAGGAGTCTTGGCGATGCCTATCTACGCCTACAAGTGCAGTGCCTGCGGACACCAGCAGGATGTGTTGCAGAAGCTGTCCGATGCCCCGTTGACCGACTGCCCCCAATGCGGGCAGGCCGCGTTTTCCAAGCAGCTGACCGCGGCTGGCTTCCAGCTCAAGGGATCGGGCTGGTACGTAACCGATTTCCGCAACAACGGCGGCGGCAAGTCTGGCGGTTCGGCCGCCGCGTCGTCGACGTCGTCCACGGAAGGCAGCTCGTCCACGGAAAACAGTTCGTCCACGGCAAGTGCTTCGTCCGGCTCGGATTCCGCGGCCGCGTCGCCGGCCGCGCCCGCGCCGAGCACGCCCGCCTCGACCTGACCCGGGCGCGGCGCCGTCCGCTCCTACTGGAACCTTCGTGTTCAAACGCTACTTCGTCACCGGATTGCTGATCTGGGTCCCACTGGTCATCACCTTGTGGGTCCTGGGCCTGGTCGTGTCGACGCTCGAGGCCGTCGTGCCGTCGGTGCTCACGTCGGAGTCGCTGTTCGGCACCCACATACCGGGCTTCGGCCTGGCGGTGGTGATCCTGGTGGTGCTGCTGACGGGCATGGGCGCGGCCAACCTGCTCGGGCGCAAGCTGCTCGAGGTCTGGGAAGGCCTGCTGGGCCGCATCCCGCTGGTGCGTTCCATCTATAACTCGGTCAAGCAGGTCAGCGATACGGTGCTGGCGCCCAACGGCCAGGCCTTCCGCAAGGCGGTGCTGGTGCAGTACCCGCGCGAGGGCTCGTGGACGCTGGCCTTCCTGACCGGGACGCCCGGCGGCGAGGTGGCCGAACACCTGCCCGCCGATTGCGTGAGCGTTTACGTGCCGACGACGCCGAATCCGACGTCGGGCTTCTTTTTGATGGTGCCGCGCGCCGATATCGTCGAGCTCGGCATGTCTGTGGATGCGGCCTTGAAGTACATCGTATCGATGGGGGTGGTGGCGCCGGGTTCTCCGGCGCGGGGCAATTGACGTCCCCGAGGACGTCCGGCGCGCGTGCGCGGCCCGGCCCTGCATCGATACACACCAATTTAGACGGAGATTCCATGCGTACCTGCTATACCGGCCAGGTCTCGACCGAGCACCTGGGACAAACCGTGACCCTGTTTGGCTGGGTGCACCGTCGCCGCGACCATGGCGGCGTCATCTTCATCGACCTGCGCGACCGCGAAGGCCTGGCCCAGGTCGTTTGCGATCCCGATCGCGCCGACACCTTCCAGATCGCCGAGCGCCTGCGCAACGAATTCTGCGTGCGCGTGACCGGCCTGGTCCGCAAGCGTCCCGAAGGCACGACCAATCCCGCGCTGAAGTCGGGCGAGATCGAAGTGCTGGCGCACGACATCGAGATCCTGAACGCGTCGGTGACGCCGCCGTTCCAGCTCGACGACGAAAATCTGTCGGAAACCACCCGCCTGACGCACCGCGTGCTGGACCTGCGCCGCCCGCAGATGCAGCAGAACCTGATGCTGCGCTATCGCGTGGCGATCGAGTCGCGCAAGTACCTGGACGGCCTGGGTTTCATCGACATCGAGACGCCCATGCTCACCAAGAGCACGCCCGAAGGCGCGCGCGACTACCTCGTGCCCTCGCGCGTCAACCCGGGCCATTTCTTCGCGCTGCCGCAATCGCCCCAGCTGTTCAAGCAGCTGCTGATGGTGTCGGGCTTCGACCGCTACTACCAGATCGTCAAGTGCTTCCGCGACGAGGACCTGCGCGCCGACCGCCAGCCCGAATTCACCCAGATCGATTGCGAGACCTCATTCCTGAACGAACAGGAAATCCGCGACATCTTCGAGAACATGATCCGTCACGTGTTCAAGGAAGTGAAGGGCGTCGAACTGGCCAACCCGTTCCCGGTCATGCCCTGGAGCGAGGCCATGGGCCGCTTCGGTTCCGACAAGCCGGACCTGCGCGTCCAGCTCGAGTTCACCGACCTGACCGACGTCATGAAGGACGTCGACTTCAAGGTCTTCGCCAGCGCGGCCAACAGCGCCGGCGGCCGCGTCGTGGCGCTGCGCGTGCCGGGCGGCGCGGAACTGAGCCGCAGCGAGATCGATGCCTATACCCAGTTCGTCGGCATCTACGGTGCCCGCGGCCTGGCGTGGATCAAGGTCAACGAACTGGCCAAGGGCCGCGAAGGCCTGCAGTCGCCCATCGTCAAGAACATCCACGATGCCGCGCTGACCGAGCTGCTCAAGCGCAGCGGCGCCCAGGACGGCGACATCCTGTTCTTCGGCGCCGACAAGGCCCGCATTGTCAATGACTCGATCGGCGCGCTGCGCGTGAAGATCGGCCATAGCGAGTTCGGCCGCAAGCAGGGCCTGCTCGAAGGCGACTGGAAGCCGCTGTGGGTAGTCGACTTCCCGATGTTCGAATACGACGAGGAAGAGCAGCGCTACACCGCCGCCCACCATCCCTTCACCTCGCCCAAGGACGGCCACGAGGACCTGTTGGAGACCGATCCCGGCGCCTGCCTGGCCAAGGCCTACGACATGGTGCTGAACGGCTGGGAGATCGGCGGCGGCTCGGTCCGTATCCACCGCGAGGAAGTGCAGAGCAAGGTGTTCCGCGCGCTGAAGATCGACGCCGAGGAAGCCCAGGTCAAGTTCGGCTTCCTGCTGGACGCGCTGCAGTACGGCGCGCCTCCGCACGGCGGCATCGCCTTCGGCCTGGACCGCATCGTCACGATGATGGCCGGCGCCGAGTCCATCCGCGACGTGATCGCCTTCCCCAAGACCCAGCGCGCCCAGTGCCTGCTGACGGGCGCGCCGTCGATGGTCGACGAGAAGCAACTGCGCGAGCTGCACGTCCGCCTGCGCGCGGCCGAGACGAAGACGGCGCAGTAAACCGCCGGTTTCGTTACGCGGCCATCCGGGCCCCGCTTCGCACGAGGCGGGGCTTTGTTTTTCTGTAAGCTCTTCTGTAAGAACGTGCGAGCTTGTCGTCAAGCAGGACAAGATGCTCACAGTCCATGCGGCCATGGTGACGCGCACGCGCTATCTTCGTACCCGGGCGCAGTGCCCCAGGGGGACGTCGGATGAGCGGGGTGGAGTTTTCTACCGGCGGGAGA of Pigmentiphaga sp. H8 contains these proteins:
- a CDS encoding FmdB family zinc ribbon protein, which translates into the protein MPIYAYKCSACGHQQDVLQKLSDAPLTDCPQCGQAAFSKQLTAAGFQLKGSGWYVTDFRNNGGGKSGGSAAASSTSSTEGSSSTENSSSTASASSGSDSAAASPAAPAPSTPAST
- a CDS encoding manganese catalase family protein gives rise to the protein MFAHNKRLQYTVRVSECNPGLANLMLEQFGGPQGELAAACRYFTQGLAEDDPGRKDMLLDIATEELSHLEVIGTIVAMLNKGAKGKLAEAAEETAELYRSITGAGNDSHLTQVLYGGGPALVNSGGAPWHAGYIDSIGEPTADLRSNIAAEARAKIIYERLINLTDDAGVKNALQFLMTREISHQQSFEKALYAITPNFPPGKLPGDPHFANVYFNMSQGEGDMRGSWNGDGHFTYVSEREEQCAVDGGDGQPQVALDPDEETALEDLAVRTASDPDVDPTTGAELGAETGR
- a CDS encoding putative Na+/H+ antiporter, whose protein sequence is MTLASVSAIELIATVLFAIAIIHTFSVPAFAALAHKGGRHAGLWHMLSEVEAVFGFWAFVLLVAMAGLSGATSAVEYMDTRNFTEPLFVFAIMVIAASRPILNLVTQLVGAVAALVPGSRSVAVYFLTLSVVPLLGSFITEPAAMTLAAVMLRDTSFHRIENTRFKYFTLGVLFVNVSIGGVLTSYAAPPVLMVASTFGWDSAYMLAHFGWRAACAVVLNALIVTLCFHRLVRAQAPAASGEAGQERRVPVTVTAVHLAFLAAVVLFAHHPAVFAGLFLLFIGYTEAYRKYQRPLMIKEGLMVGFFLAGLVVLGGLQKWWLQDLLADMSPLVLYWGATALTAVTDNAALTYLGSLVDGTSEAWRTMLVAGAVTGGGLTVIANAPNPAGFAVLKGSFPGGTITPLALLLGAALPTAVAAVFFLLPV
- the aspS gene encoding aspartate--tRNA ligase; protein product: MRTCYTGQVSTEHLGQTVTLFGWVHRRRDHGGVIFIDLRDREGLAQVVCDPDRADTFQIAERLRNEFCVRVTGLVRKRPEGTTNPALKSGEIEVLAHDIEILNASVTPPFQLDDENLSETTRLTHRVLDLRRPQMQQNLMLRYRVAIESRKYLDGLGFIDIETPMLTKSTPEGARDYLVPSRVNPGHFFALPQSPQLFKQLLMVSGFDRYYQIVKCFRDEDLRADRQPEFTQIDCETSFLNEQEIRDIFENMIRHVFKEVKGVELANPFPVMPWSEAMGRFGSDKPDLRVQLEFTDLTDVMKDVDFKVFASAANSAGGRVVALRVPGGAELSRSEIDAYTQFVGIYGARGLAWIKVNELAKGREGLQSPIVKNIHDAALTELLKRSGAQDGDILFFGADKARIVNDSIGALRVKIGHSEFGRKQGLLEGDWKPLWVVDFPMFEYDEEEQRYTAAHHPFTSPKDGHEDLLETDPGACLAKAYDMVLNGWEIGGGSVRIHREEVQSKVFRALKIDAEEAQVKFGFLLDALQYGAPPHGGIAFGLDRIVTMMAGAESIRDVIAFPKTQRAQCLLTGAPSMVDEKQLRELHVRLRAAETKTAQ
- a CDS encoding methyl-accepting chemotaxis protein; translated protein: MAVSLGLGQRSLAKQVLVLALSVSAVVSLVTAVVVAWQGLQAGKHAVEREMMDALGSINSSLVSSFESSRGRVERQLLVFQRMLGELPSPDGTMTETGVAGEVVTVRAGENVLNGNSAILQRMRSYTGAEPELVVRHNNQWIRAATLLRGPDGSPMTGQPIPAGDFVATTMDSHQAATNIVYRNKRWYALHVRPLKDDAGKIFGGITLQVDLSDDVGSALEFIEKTQVAGYGTMFAMTPRMNGTSEFLVHPLYKGKTVEEAAEADRPFYYHMVDQDRGFQEAKRSTDDSSMLVAFQTVPNWGWTLVATGPKADFMAAQYRQIGLMVALLVVGGILTGLLIYYQMSTALRPVRDVVDGIGRLGDGDLTRDVPAGPRGSRNEIHIMADRINATRARIAHLAQQMNSTGSQVATATTQTLQALHQIGKGTEVQSEAASGVAAAVEQLTVSISQIADNTREANSFSRTSSTAAEEGAVVVTQTVSEIEKMASQVASSAEVVQELEASSRQISAVVKTIQEIAEQTNLLALNAAIEAARAGEEGRGFSVVADEVRGLAERTKTSTSQIAQVIAAVQKQTALAADAMRQVNADMQRSAEGARQAGDVLVRIREAAGRTAEVIADISNAAMEQKSASEQIASRVEQIAQYSEESAAAVQQSVASAESLQNQAQVLDETIRTLRT
- a CDS encoding DUF502 domain-containing protein, with translation MFKRYFVTGLLIWVPLVITLWVLGLVVSTLEAVVPSVLTSESLFGTHIPGFGLAVVILVVLLTGMGAANLLGRKLLEVWEGLLGRIPLVRSIYNSVKQVSDTVLAPNGQAFRKAVLVQYPREGSWTLAFLTGTPGGEVAEHLPADCVSVYVPTTPNPTSGFFLMVPRADIVELGMSVDAALKYIVSMGVVAPGSPARGN